From Candidatus Ancaeobacter aquaticus, one genomic window encodes:
- the rpsC gene encoding 30S ribosomal protein S3, whose amino-acid sequence MGQKVNPIGIRVTVYKNWASRWFCDKKDYPAAIHEDLKIRKFIKKRLLSAGISRILIERTADKIRITLHSSRPGVVIGRKGAEIDRIKEDLYLMTKKEVVIDIEEIKRAELDAQLVSENIALQIAKRVSYKRAMKKSIKAAMDAGAVGIKIRCAGRLNGAEIARVDGAKDGKIPLHTLRADIDYGFAESHTTYGLIGVKVWVCKGEKSPLKKKREQALEQDNSENAAAEEKKI is encoded by the coding sequence GTGGGACAAAAGGTCAATCCGATAGGCATACGAGTAACGGTATATAAAAATTGGGCATCACGATGGTTTTGTGATAAGAAAGATTATCCGGCTGCTATTCATGAAGATCTTAAGATAAGAAAGTTTATCAAAAAGAGACTTCTTTCAGCAGGTATTTCTCGTATATTAATTGAAAGAACAGCTGATAAGATTCGTATCACCCTGCACTCTTCTCGCCCGGGAGTGGTTATTGGAAGAAAAGGTGCTGAGATTGACAGAATTAAAGAAGATTTATATCTCATGACAAAAAAAGAAGTTGTTATAGATATTGAAGAAATAAAAAGGGCCGAACTTGACGCGCAATTAGTTTCCGAGAACATAGCGCTTCAAATAGCAAAAAGAGTTTCGTATAAGCGTGCAATGAAAAAGTCGATTAAAGCTGCAATGGACGCAGGCGCTGTGGGTATTAAGATCAGATGTGCCGGAAGACTAAACGGTGCTGAAATAGCGCGTGTGGATGGGGCAAAAGACGGGAAGATACCATTACATACTTTGCGGGCAGATATTGATTATGGTTTTGCAGAATCTCATACTACCTACGGTCTCATTGGAGTAAAAGTATGGGTTTGCAAAGGTGAGAAATCACCGCTTAAAAAGAAAAGAGAGCAAGCACTCGAGCAAGATAATTCTGAGAACGCTGCTGCTGAAGAAAAGAAAATATAA
- the rplV gene encoding 50S ribosomal protein L22, whose protein sequence is MEVRAITKYVRVSTRRARNVVDLIRGARVNAAINTLNFTNSKAAKIVGKTLKSAVANAKVKEVEDLDSLIVKEVYVDGGPIIKRFIPRAMGRATPIQKKTSHITIVLSDGVKDEVSAVHTKQKAVQPHTGTGKTNNKKKPGHTKAQEKLQKLDKKIKSKAQHKVVRSKDQKAIGQHEKKGMTNK, encoded by the coding sequence ATGGAAGTTAGAGCAATTACAAAATATGTAAGAGTATCAACTCGCAGAGCGAGGAATGTAGTAGATTTGATTCGTGGAGCTCGTGTTAATGCTGCGATCAATACGCTTAATTTCACAAATTCAAAAGCAGCGAAGATTGTTGGGAAGACATTAAAAAGCGCTGTCGCAAACGCTAAGGTTAAAGAAGTTGAGGATCTTGACAGTCTTATTGTGAAAGAAGTGTATGTTGACGGCGGTCCTATAATAAAGCGATTTATCCCCAGAGCAATGGGGCGAGCGACGCCGATACAAAAGAAAACAAGTCATATCACTATTGTGCTTTCTGACGGTGTCAAAGACGAAGTGAGTGCGGTGCACACTAAACAAAAAGCTGTTCAGCCGCATACTGGTACGGGAAAAACTAACAACAAGAAAAAACCAGGGCATACAAAAGCACAAGAGAAACTACAAAAGCTAGATAAGAAAATAAAATCTAAAGCACAACATAAAGTAGTCAGATCCAAAGATCAAAAAGCGATTGGACAGCACGAAAAAAAGGGTATGACAAATAAATAA
- the rpsS gene encoding 30S ribosomal protein S19, translating into MGRSVKKGPFIDEKLMKKIEKLNRSAHKSPVKTWSRRSMIVPEFVGHTFMVHNGRKFLPVFVSENMVGHKLGEFSPTRTFRRHSSGADKTAANK; encoded by the coding sequence ATGGGGAGATCAGTAAAAAAAGGACCATTCATCGATGAGAAATTGATGAAAAAGATTGAGAAATTAAATCGGTCCGCACATAAATCGCCTGTAAAAACATGGTCAAGACGAAGTATGATTGTTCCTGAATTTGTAGGACATACATTCATGGTTCATAATGGAAGAAAGTTTCTTCCGGTTTTTGTTTCTGAAAATATGGTAGGACATAAGTTAGGTGAATTTTCTCCAACACGTACATTTCGAAGACATAGTTCTGGTGCTGATAAAACAGCAGCTAATAAATAA
- the rplB gene encoding 50S ribosomal protein L2, producing the protein MGIKKYKPTTSTRRFATVSDFAEITKNKPEKRLLKKTSKTGGRNSMGRITSRHIGGGHKRKYRMIDFKRNKLGIPARVASIEYDPNRSARIALLVYKDGEKRYIIAPVGLKVDDILVSGIKQEIAVGNTMPLEEIPIGMPIHNIELKKGRGAQLVRSAGARAEVMAKEGKNAHVKLPSGEVRLVPIVCTATIGQVGNIEHESISLGKAGRKKWLGRRPHVRGVAMNPVDHPMGGGEGRSSGGRHPCSPWGKLAKGAKTRSKRKSTKYIVKPRKGKKKK; encoded by the coding sequence ATGGGTATAAAAAAATATAAACCAACGACATCTACACGAAGATTTGCAACAGTGTCAGATTTTGCAGAAATCACAAAGAACAAGCCTGAGAAACGGTTATTGAAGAAGACATCAAAAACTGGTGGGCGAAACAGTATGGGGCGTATTACGTCACGCCATATTGGTGGTGGACACAAGAGAAAATATAGGATGATCGATTTTAAGCGTAATAAATTAGGTATTCCTGCACGTGTTGCATCCATTGAATATGATCCAAATCGGTCTGCACGGATAGCGCTTTTGGTATACAAAGACGGTGAGAAACGTTATATAATAGCTCCTGTTGGTTTGAAGGTAGATGATATCCTCGTTTCAGGAATAAAGCAAGAGATCGCAGTCGGAAACACCATGCCACTAGAAGAAATACCTATTGGTATGCCTATACACAATATTGAGCTAAAAAAAGGCCGTGGTGCGCAACTTGTACGTAGCGCAGGAGCACGTGCTGAAGTTATGGCAAAAGAAGGAAAGAATGCGCATGTCAAACTTCCTTCTGGTGAAGTTCGGTTAGTGCCGATTGTTTGTACTGCAACAATAGGGCAAGTAGGGAATATCGAACATGAATCGATATCGCTAGGCAAAGCTGGACGCAAAAAATGGTTAGGGAGACGCCCTCATGTAAGAGGTGTCGCAATGAATCCTGTAGATCATCCAATGGGTGGTGGTGAAGGACGTTCATCCGGCGGTAGACATCCGTGTTCTCCATGGGGTAAGCTGGCAAAAGGTGCTAAGACAAGAAGCAAAAGAAAATCAACAAAATACATCGTAAAGCCGAGAAAAGGAAAAAAGAAAAAATAG
- the rplW gene encoding 50S ribosomal protein L23, with amino-acid sequence MRDPNIVIKTTLVTEKGTELTEKHNKYLFEVDRRSNKIEIRNAVQKLFNVKVEAVNIINQRGKMKRVRRVAGMTSAIKKAIVTLKKGDKIEIK; translated from the coding sequence GTGAGAGATCCAAACATAGTTATAAAAACGACGTTAGTAACAGAAAAAGGGACAGAATTAACAGAAAAGCATAATAAATATTTGTTCGAAGTCGATCGCAGATCAAACAAAATCGAAATTAGAAATGCTGTCCAAAAGTTATTTAATGTTAAAGTTGAAGCAGTAAATATTATTAATCAGCGCGGAAAGATGAAAAGAGTTCGTCGTGTTGCTGGAATGACTTCAGCAATAAAGAAAGCTATTGTCACTTTAAAAAAAGGTGACAAGATCGAAATAAAATAA
- the rplD gene encoding 50S ribosomal protein L4: MSTLEVLDKNGKSVSTIDVAQEIAEYKANEKIVRDCVEAYLANQRSGTACTKTRSEVSFSGEKPWRQKGTGRARIGDKSSPVWRKGAVAFGPRPRSFTITLPQKVKKSALKHVIAERLNNNAIIVLESLEMENIKTKDFIALLEKINAGSSVLLVLDKKNVNVEKSARNLKEVKVIKSEEINTYYILAHKKIVTTKEAFEKVLKRFSK, from the coding sequence ATGTCAACGTTGGAAGTATTAGATAAAAATGGAAAATCAGTAAGTACAATTGATGTTGCGCAGGAAATTGCTGAGTATAAAGCAAATGAAAAGATTGTTCGCGACTGTGTAGAAGCATATTTAGCAAATCAGCGTTCTGGTACGGCATGTACAAAAACACGCTCTGAGGTAAGTTTTTCTGGTGAAAAACCGTGGAGACAAAAAGGAACCGGACGTGCACGTATTGGAGATAAGAGTTCACCGGTGTGGAGGAAAGGCGCAGTAGCGTTTGGCCCTCGTCCGAGAAGTTTTACTATTACTTTACCTCAAAAAGTAAAAAAGAGTGCTTTAAAGCATGTGATAGCAGAAAGATTAAACAATAACGCAATTATTGTTCTTGAATCGTTAGAGATGGAAAATATTAAAACAAAAGATTTTATCGCATTGCTAGAAAAGATTAATGCCGGTAGTAGCGTGTTATTAGTGCTCGATAAGAAAAATGTGAATGTTGAAAAATCAGCAAGAAACTTAAAAGAAGTAAAAGTGATAAAATCTGAAGAAATAAACACTTATTATATATTAGCGCATAAAAAAATTGTAACAACAAAAGAAGCTTTTGAAAAAGTTCTCAAGAGATTTAGCAAATAA
- the rpsJ gene encoding 30S ribosomal protein S10 produces the protein MEGQKIRIRLKAYDHRLLDQSAESIVETAKRTGSRVVGPVPLPTRTERFTVLRSPHVDKKSREQFEIRTYKRFLDIVNPTAKTVDELKKLNLPSGVDIKIKV, from the coding sequence GTGGAAGGACAAAAAATAAGAATACGGTTAAAGGCATATGATCACCGACTTTTGGATCAGTCTGCAGAGTCTATTGTTGAAACGGCAAAGAGAACTGGTTCGCGAGTAGTGGGGCCAGTACCTCTTCCTACACGAACGGAACGCTTTACAGTTTTGCGTTCACCTCACGTTGATAAAAAATCACGTGAACAGTTTGAAATAAGGACATACAAGAGGTTTTTGGATATCGTTAATCCAACAGCTAAAACGGTAGATGAATTAAAAAAGCTTAATCTTCCGTCTGGCGTTGATATTAAGATAAAAGTATAA
- the tuf gene encoding elongation factor Tu (EF-Tu; promotes GTP-dependent binding of aminoacyl-tRNA to the A-site of ribosomes during protein biosynthesis; when the tRNA anticodon matches the mRNA codon, GTP hydrolysis results; the inactive EF-Tu-GDP leaves the ribosome and release of GDP is promoted by elongation factor Ts; many prokaryotes have two copies of the gene encoding EF-Tu), with product GDNVAIELELIVPVAMEKGLRFAIREGGRTIGAGRISDIVE from the coding sequence GGGAGATAATGTAGCGATCGAGTTGGAGTTGATTGTGCCGGTAGCGATGGAAAAAGGTTTGAGATTTGCGATACGAGAAGGCGGACGAACAATCGGCGCCGGTAGAATCTCTGATATTGTTGAATAA